GACCCCGGTCGCGGTCACCTTCGGTTCGGCGATCTTCAAGCCGGCGAAGTACTTCTTGAGGTCCTCCGGTTTGTACCCGCCGCCGAGTTCGATCACCGCGACGGTCTGCCCGGTGCCGTCGGCGTCGGCCGGGAACCCGTACAGCTGCCCGACCTGATCCGGCGAATAGCCCTTTCCGGCGGCTTTCTTGTGCAGCCGGAACATCGCCCGCGCCTGCGGCCGTTCGTCGAGGCCGAGCACGGCGACCACGACGTCCGCGAGCGAGGCGGGCACTTCCAGTTCCCCGCTGCGCGCGGCGAATTCGCCGGAGTCGCCGCGGCGGACCAGGTTCAGTTCGGTCTTGAACACGGCCGTCATCGCCCTGGCCGAGCCCCGGACCGCGACGCGGCGCGATCCGGCGTGCGTGCCGGTGACGGTGAGCCCGGCGTCGGTGAGGACCGTGCGCACCAGATCGAGATCGTCGGCGGCGGCCCCGTAGCGGTCGGCGAAATCCTCCGGGGCGAGCGGCTCGCTCAGCGCGGCCACGTCCAGTTCGGCGCGCCGCCGCAGCACGACGGTCGCGGTGACGGTGGCGTCCGCGTCGAGCGGGCCGAGCACCTCGGCGTCGGTCAGCGCGGAACGGGTGCTTCCGGACAGCGATACCCATTGTGAATCAGTCATCACGCTATGGTGAACCCCTTCCGGCGGGTCCACCACCGCCGCATCCCCCGTCCGGAGGCAAAATCTGTCCGGTTTTCTGTCGACCCGCTGGCTGGGACCGCGGATGCCGTGCCGCGCGGGCGCGAGCACAGTGTCTTCATGAAACGGATCCTGACTCTGGGCACGGCTGCCGTGCTCACGCTCGGTGCGCTCGCCGCGTCGGGCAGTGCCGAGGGCGACCTGGCCGCGCACGGCTGGGCCGGCACGTGGGCGGCGGCGCCCGCGGCCGCGGTGGCGAACACGCCGCAGGGGTATCCGAACTACTCGATCCGCAACGTCGTGCACACCAGCGCGGGCGGAAATCAGGCCAGGGTAAGGCTTTCCAACGCCTTCGGCACCGCACCGCTCACCTTCGGCCACGTCACGCTCGCCGTCGCCGCCGACGGTCCGCGCGCGGCGAGCGGCACGATGCGCACGCTGACCTTCGGCGGACAGTCCACTGTGGTCGTTCCGCCCGGGGCCGAGGTGCTGAGCGACCCGGCGTGGCTGCGCGTTCCAGCCGACGCGGACCTCCTCGTGACCACGTACGTGCCGACGCCGTCCGGCCCGGTCACCTACCATCCGCTCGCGCAGCAGACGTCGTTCTTCACCCGCGCCGGCGATTTCGCGAACGAGGAATCCGGCGCGTCGTTCACCGAAAAAACCGCGGTGTGGCACTACGTCAGCGAAGTCGACGTCCGCGGACCGGCACGCGGAACCGTGGTGACGCTCGGCGATTCGATCACCGACGGCGCGGCCTCCACGCCCGGCGCGAACCGGCGTTGGCCGGACAAGCTGAGCGACCGGCTGCACGGGCAGCTCGGCGTGCTCAACGCCGGCATCAGCGGCAACCGGCTGCTGCTCGACGGCGGCACCGCGGGGCGCAACGCGCTCGCCCGGCTCGCCGACGACGTGCTGACCAGCGGCGACGTCCGCACGCTGATCGTGCTCGAGGGCATCAACGACATCCAGCAGAACCCGCACCAGACCGATCCGGCGATGCTCGTCTCCGCGCTGCGGCAGATCGTCGCGCAGGCCAAGGCGCGGGGCATCCGCGTCATCGGCGGCACGTTGACGCCGTTCAAGGGCTGGAAGGTTTACGACCCGACGCTCGAGCAGACCCGCCAGGCGGTGAACGCTTTCATCCGGACCAGCGGGATCTACGACGGAGTGGTCGACTTCGACGCCGCCGTCCGCGATCCCGCCGATCCGCTCGCGATGCTCCCCGCCTACGACTCCGGCGACCACCTGCACCCGAACGACGCCGGGTACCAGCGAATGGCCGACGCGGTGCCGCTCACTCTGCTGTGACCGGCACGAGCGGCTTGCGCGGGAACGCCAGCACGGCCAGCAGGCTGAGCACGCCGACGCCCACCATGTAGAGCGAGACCGACAACGACGTCCCGGTCGATTTCTGCAGCGAGGCCGCGATCAGCGGGGCGAACCCGCCGCCCAGCACCGCGCCCACGGCGTAGGCGAAGGACGATCCGCTGTAGCGGTACCGGGATTCGAACAGTTCCGAGAACAGCGCCGACTGCGGGCCGTACGTCGCGCCGAGACCGATGTTGAGCACCACCACCGCGACGATCAGCAGCCACGGCCGCGCGGTGTCCACGAGCAGGAAGAACGGGATCGACCACACGACCAGCAGCACGGAACCGGCGAGATAGACCGGTTTCCGCCCGACCGAGTCCGACCAGATCGCCGCCGCGACGATGCTGACCAGCCACACGGCGCTGCCGACGATCACCACGACCAGCATCGTCGTGCTGGACAGCTTGAGCACCGCGGTGCCGTACGACAGCAGGTAAGCGAAGAAGATGTAGCCGAGCGCGGTGTTCGCGATGAAGCTGACCGCCGCCGCGAGCACCTGCTTCGGCCGCGCGCGCAGCACCTCCACGATCGGCAGCTTGCTGCGCGCGCCGGTGCTGCGCAGCTTCGCGAAGACCGGGCTTTCCTCCACGCGCAACCGGATCACCAGCCCGACCCCCACCAGCACGAGGCTGACCAGGAACGGGATCCGCCAGCCCCACGACCGGAAATCGTCCGGCGACAGCGAGCTGTTCACCAGGAAGAACACCAGCTGCGCCAGGATCAGTCCGGCCGGGACGCCGATCTGCGAGAAGGAGCCGTACCGGCCGCGTTTGCCCGCCGGCGCGTGCTCGACGGCCATCAACGCCGCCCCGCCCCATTCGCCGCCCGCCGAAATCCCTTGCAGCACCCGGAGAACGACGAGCAGCACCGGCGCGATGACGCCGGCCTGGTGGTACGTCGGCAGCATCCCGACGCCCGCGGTCGCGAGCCCCATCAGCACCAGCGAGGCGACCAGCATCGCCTTGCGGCCCACGCGGTCGCCGAAGTGGCCCCAGACGATCCCGCCCAGCGGGCGCGCGACGAACCCGACGCCGAGCGTCGCGAACGCGGCGAGCGTGCCGGACGCCGGGGACAGCGACGGGAAGAACAACTTGTTGAAGACCAGCGCGGTCGCCGTGCTGTAGGCGAAGTAGTCGTACCACTCGATCGTCGTCCCGATCGCGCTGGCGAGCGCCACCCGCCGGATCCGCCCCGCCGGGTTCGCTTCCTGCTCAAGCACCACTGCCGAGCCCCCTTCTCGTTCAGGCGCGTCATCTTGGCACGACGGCTCCCTCCCGGTCGACCACCGGAAGGCGGGGGCTTCGCCCGTCCGGCGGCGTCGAGTCCGCGACCGCGGGCGGCACCGACGGCGGGCGGCCGCGCGGAAACTCGGTTCCCCGGGCCGGTCCGGTGTGCGAAGGTCGGCCGGTGCCCGATTCCTCCCTGTCTCTGCTGCGCTGGCAGTTCGACCTCGCCTGGTCGCTGTTCGAGTACCACCTGGAGCGTCTCGAACCCGGCGATTTCGGCTGGGCGCCCGCCGCGCGGTGCTGGACGATGCACCGCGCCGAAGACGGAACCTGGACGCCGGACTGGGCCGACCGCGAGCCCGATCCGGTTCCGGCACCGACGATCGGCTGGCTGAGCTGGCACCTCGGCTGGTGGTGGAGCGGCGCGATCGACCAGCTCCGCGGGCGGGAACCGCGGAACCCCGCGTGGCCGGGTCCCG
The nucleotide sequence above comes from Amycolatopsis sp. AA4. Encoded proteins:
- a CDS encoding SGNH/GDSL hydrolase family protein, with amino-acid sequence MKRILTLGTAAVLTLGALAASGSAEGDLAAHGWAGTWAAAPAAAVANTPQGYPNYSIRNVVHTSAGGNQARVRLSNAFGTAPLTFGHVTLAVAADGPRAASGTMRTLTFGGQSTVVVPPGAEVLSDPAWLRVPADADLLVTTYVPTPSGPVTYHPLAQQTSFFTRAGDFANEESGASFTEKTAVWHYVSEVDVRGPARGTVVTLGDSITDGAASTPGANRRWPDKLSDRLHGQLGVLNAGISGNRLLLDGGTAGRNALARLADDVLTSGDVRTLIVLEGINDIQQNPHQTDPAMLVSALRQIVAQAKARGIRVIGGTLTPFKGWKVYDPTLEQTRQAVNAFIRTSGIYDGVVDFDAAVRDPADPLAMLPAYDSGDHLHPNDAGYQRMADAVPLTLL
- a CDS encoding MFS transporter; the encoded protein is MVLEQEANPAGRIRRVALASAIGTTIEWYDYFAYSTATALVFNKLFFPSLSPASGTLAAFATLGVGFVARPLGGIVWGHFGDRVGRKAMLVASLVLMGLATAGVGMLPTYHQAGVIAPVLLVVLRVLQGISAGGEWGGAALMAVEHAPAGKRGRYGSFSQIGVPAGLILAQLVFFLVNSSLSPDDFRSWGWRIPFLVSLVLVGVGLVIRLRVEESPVFAKLRSTGARSKLPIVEVLRARPKQVLAAAVSFIANTALGYIFFAYLLSYGTAVLKLSSTTMLVVVIVGSAVWLVSIVAAAIWSDSVGRKPVYLAGSVLLVVWSIPFFLLVDTARPWLLIVAVVVLNIGLGATYGPQSALFSELFESRYRYSGSSFAYAVGAVLGGGFAPLIAASLQKSTGTSLSVSLYMVGVGVLSLLAVLAFPRKPLVPVTAE
- a CDS encoding DinB family protein: MPDSSLSLLRWQFDLAWSLFEYHLERLEPGDFGWAPAARCWTMHRAEDGTWTPDWADREPDPVPAPTIGWLSWHLGWWWSGAIDQLRGREPRNPAWPGPGEPAVAWLRGLRAEWLAALDRLTDADLASAVPVLPEDDPRQPIGHLLAWANAELMKNVAEIGQLRLQRAAR